Genomic DNA from Calonectris borealis chromosome 4, bCalBor7.hap1.2, whole genome shotgun sequence:
GGCAGATCACGCAGCCTTAAACACTTTGTTCTAATTATGAATTATTGGAACATTGCGACCCGAGTTGTGACGCACTTACTTGTTGATTAATGGTCTTCAGACATCTAAAAAATAAACATGGGGGAACACCAAGTATAACGGGAGggttttattataataatttctGCCCTTGACTGCTAACCCAGAGCTTCAGTGAAAGGATCCGTCCCCAGCCGCTCAGCGAGACTGAACAGAGAGCGGGGACACAAAGGAGACGGCGCAGCCGAGTAACGAGGCTTGTGCTGTTTCCTTCCACACCACTTCAATTTAATAAAATCTCAGAGGCTCTGAGTTGCAGAGCACTTCTCCCAAGGGAGGCATAAATACCGAGTAGAGCTGGACTGAAACAAGCATCATTTGGAAGAGGAATCggagggagaaggggacaggACTCCCATGAATGGAGAAATCACAaaggcagcagggaagaggagaggcagACGCAGCGCAGCCgatgagggaggaggaggaggagacctgCCTTTGCCACCTGGGcccagggggaagggaaggatgaTTTGGTGGGATCCCGCCTGTAGAAGAGACAACAGGGACGCAGCCGTGACTCCTGccgaggaggggaggaagggacaTGTATCTAGTTTTCCCCACCCTGAAATTCAAATGCTGGGTCTGGTCGAGGACGCTGGGATAAAAGATGCTGATTATTGCGGAGATGTACCAAACAGGATCGAGCTGCAGCACCGCGCTAAGACAGGACAGAGGCAAGTTTAAGAAAAGCAAGCTTGGGACGAGGCGTGACAGGGCTGTGATGGGGCCAGGTGTCATGTTGAAGAGTAGCAGAGAAGCCtgggaggcaggggaggcagctctgTCCTAGCCCTTCTGCACTACAGACAGCTGCGGGAGCAATGAACTAACGGGAAACCCATGGCTCTTGCGTGTTCTCCACCTCCGCGGTCCAGCTGCACGCTGTGTGAAACACAAGCAGTTTAGGGCAGGAGCGATGTCGATCAATCAGCACATCCTCACCAAGGCAGTTTCTGTCTGTCTCTGGCTGGGAAGGTTTCTTAGGAACAACTTAATGGCACAAATCTCAACGcttcatcttattttaaaaatgcattttcttgccTGTTTAGCGAACCAGCTCCCAAAcaatacaaaaatttaaaaaagaaaaagccatgacTGCTAAGATCTTCTAGTCGCTGGTCGCTGGCTCGGTGAAGGTGGGCTACAGGCCGGGGGGTGGCAAAAGGTGCAAAGtcccctctgtgctgctgctcttgAGAGAGGGAGCGGGAGCCAGGTATCAGAGTGGGACCTGGTTCAGCAAAGAACCAGCTGATGGGTCCTTCCTAGCACAAAGGCAACCATGGAAGAACAAGCAAAATTACTGGTATCTCTGCACAATTACGCTCCAATTCCTAACTCTCCTAAGCCACAAAAATAACCACTCTGGATCTAAGTTATAAATAAGGATGGGAATATATATTTCATGGATTTTACCACAAGTTCACCCTAAACTGCATGTAGGGGATCACGCGACACATCTTAAGGATTATTTTAATCCAAGACGACGAcagcaaagacctttttttttcccccatggaaaATGACTACTGTCCTATGAAGTCTTaaatttcattcttatttctaTCCATAACCTAAGTGCATAGCAAGTAAAGTAGACGCCAAGGGATTATATGTCCCATGAATATCAGAAATTACTCCTGCTAGGTCTCACCTGAACATTACTTTCACAGCAGTATTTTTTCCCAGCCTCTTCAGTAGCGCCACCGCTTAAAGGTGCTGACCGAAAGCTTTCCATCCTCCAGGACTGTCCTCCGGAGGCCTCTCTTCCTCTGCAAACGCCTGGCACAGCTCCACAAATCAGCCGGCACGGACATGCAGAGGGAGGAAGCATGACTTATGGGCGGATGACGCCATCCCGCAGCACTTGAGCTCCGCCGCTTCCCGCAGACCCGGGCACAGCACATAATGAGGcagggcgggaggagcggggagcTGAAATGGATACTGAGTTGAAAtgggaaaagcaggaaaagagggGGTGCCCGCCCTTTGCTTCCTCACCCTACCCCATTGTCCTGCTTTCACGTAGTGCTCATAAACACAGCATGCATGCACCTGAAGTACAACGCGGTCGGGATTTAGGCTTCCAAGTCCAAGACTATGATTTACCTGTGCCTGCCTCATCCATAACCCGCTTGGGATTTGCAAACCAACCCTTCTTGCCTGAGGCTCCTAAGCCCGTGGAGCAACGGGCATAACGGCTGCGCACACCGAACCTCCTATTGTCGCCCCAAATTCAGCACAGTGCTCGACACCCACAGCGACTTCCCTTGGGGGACACTGAAGGGATCTCATTGCATATATGCAACGACTGCAATTTTGTAATAATGCTGGGCTATGCCAGATGCTTTTAGTCTCTGGCAGGAGAAGCAAGCGATTCAAACATCTCCACAGAACGTGCTGCAGCATTCACTAGCTGCAGGAACAGCGAGGTCGCTTTGCTCATTTCTTACAGCACTGACAAAATTCCTTACAAGCCTATCCTCTATTTTTCACCTTTGTTTCCCGTTAAATAAAGGGAAAGCACATAAATTCCTGTTacaaaagagcaaacaaaattcCTAGTGTTTGAAGGACTTCTGCTACTCCAGACCGGTTTATAGCACAAGTGCTCTCCTATGGAAATCAAAACCCTCCCAAGAATAATGTAAGGCAATATTATTTATAAGTTACAAATTACAACAAGCTCGTATTTCAGTaagtcctttccctccctcttcttgCTCTTGCTATCTCTTATCCTCTCACCCATTTTTCAACAGAAGGACTAACGAAGAATAATTTGAGAATGAGATATGATCAGAGTTTTTTGCCAAGTCTTTCTATACTGGAATAATCAATCTATTGCTTCTAGTAATAGCAGGGCAGGCAGTATGTGTTCTCCCACCCTccacaaaagaaaagagagaagtaatTAGCCATTGATTTAGATACATGGTGGTGTGCACTACGTGTGAGCTGCTGCCTCGCCGCCAGATGCTGCAAAACTACTTGCATCACTCCAGACTCCAGCCTGTACTTTAACAATGACATATTGGGAAAGCCTGCAGCAAGTTAAAGAGACAAGAACCATGCTCAGCGGCAGATACAACATTTTTTCACTCTATGCACTGGATGTGAAAATATGCCAGGTGCTGGCCACAGTGACAGTATCCACTGGATGGACAATTAGCAAAGCACATCAGCTGGGTTCAGACTTGGCTTTCCCTGAAGTCAGCAGTACTGCTCTTGTTTAAACCAAGAGTTAAGTTTGAATTTCAGCTgataaattttaagaaaagtcTCAAAAGGTCTTGATTTGTTATGATGCATTCACAACATTTTCCCGTTAGAAACGCTATAGCTCAGTGTCCTTGAAACTGAAGTTTACGATGACTGGGTGGGCTCCGAAACAGGACGCATCTGCTTCACTGTGTCTAGGTTTACTGAACTCCTCCTATAACTGTTTATATGATATGTTATACGTTATGACACAAAAATATCTTCCCATGACCAGCACTGTTCCAGCGGGGAGTTTGGGGAGTGACACTTGGAGATAAAACAGGAGGCCTGGCCTGCGCCCTTCACACCTGCTCGATAAGCAGCCGCCCTGTGCTCTGCACAACTGACCCAGCCTGGGCTTGCCCATGGCGATCCCTTCTTGGTCCCGCCACAGGGAAACCGCATGGACATTACTTACAAACCAGGGAGGGGATGATAAGCAAATGACCTGCATGTTGGGAAGCCAAATATTGGCTACATGAAGGATGGGATACGATACAGCAGTGATACGACTTGAGGAAGCACAATAAATACACTGCAAGCACTTTTCTGCATACACAGACCTGAAAATTAAGTCCAGAGGATGCTGTTGGCTCAGAAAGCCAACCAGACCCCACGCTCCCCTAGCCTAGCAGCACACAGAGCCCAAAAATACGAATGAACTAAAGCAATCTGGATCCTATGTAATGACTCATCTTCCCTGTGCTCTCCTCAAGCTAATGACAAGGAAACAAACACAGGCAGAACAATATTAAACTTGGCATCTTTTGGCAAAGTTGCTGTACCCGGGATTTTGTCACTAGGTACTACTTGCACTTCTTGTGCCACCTATGCCCCAAGTAAGACTTAAAGGTTTAATAAgcaaataggttttttttctcctgagtcaCCAATAATTTCTACTCGAATCATGGGACAGCCTAAAATTTTACCCAAATAAATTTTTGAGAAACTTGCTGTCTGATGGAGCTTAAGGCAAGCAGGCAGTCAGGGCGGCTCCTGTAGGCTCTCTCCTCAAATTTGGTGCATCCTTCTTCGGGTGCGACCCGAAACGCTCCACAcggagcagagcagcaggctcAGGGTGGAAGCCAAGGGGCAGCCCCTGTGGATGCTACGTGCTGAGCCAGCTACTCCCACCCAGGAGCGGTGATGTAAAGCAGTGGCTGCAAACCCTCTAAATCCTCTGGGttaaagaagaaaagatggtTACGCTCCTGAGACATGGCCAGTAGCGATGCCAAGCTAAGAGTCACCGACGTCCATCCTGCTCTCAGAGGCTGCCCTCCTCTCTCGGGAGCTCCTGCCCTTGTGACCCCAGCCTTGGGACCCATACACTTTTGAAGGAACAGGGCAACACACAATTATTAAATGAGAAGTTTGAAATAGGGAAACCGTAAATGTTTTAAGCACAGTTTTATGACTGACAACACTATAATCACTCTCGGATGTGATTTTTGGGTGATGGACCACATTTCTTACCCTGGTTTGAATACTTGTGTGCCTGCAACCTTGTCTGCTTCCTCCACCTGCATTGACTGCCCTATAAAGGTACTGCCTCGCCTTACAAGCCTCTGGGACCCCACCAGCAGAAACTGGTGCCTCCCTGAACTCCTAAAAGAGCTTTTCATCCTTCCTCACCCATTCCTGCAGCCTTCACAGTAGCCGGCAATTTGCCTGGAGGGAGAACGAGCTTGGATATCTCTCAGCAGAGGGGGACTGATGCTGCCCACCCACATCGGGTGACATTGCGACGTTGATTGCCTTTTTGGTGCTGATGCCAAAGTAAATCCCCCGCTACCACAGTTCCTCTGCTGGAAAGGCGGGGCCCTGCCCCGGCCCTCGGGAGGATGCAGGCGGCCGTGCCGGCTCCAGAAGTGGGCTGCCGGGGGtcgcaccggggagggggggtccggccatgagccgccgccgccgcctgcgcttccctccgccggggccgggcggcgctggcggccgggcgctgcccgccgTCGAGCCGGCAGCGAGACACCGCCCACGCCGGGGGTGGCCCCGCGTGGGTCCGGGGACGCGCGGGCGGCGCCCGCAGCAGACAGCCAGGGCGCAGCGACGGACCGCGGCCGCGGCACATCGGCAGCGCCCAGCCGGGCTGAGCCGGGCCGGGATGCGGGCTCCGCGGGCCGCCGGGGCGAGCCGCCTCCGCATCCCGCACTgacgccccccccgccgcccgctctcTCCtccggggctcggcggggagcCGGCGGCTCCCGGGGGCCGCGCAGCCCATGGCCGGCTCCGCGcagcccccggcggcggcggggggcggcggccccgACGGCGGGTCGCTGGCGGGAGATGGCGAGGCTTTCGGGGACCGCTCCCTCAGCCAGGGCTTGAGCGTGCTGGTGGGGCTGGCGCTCTGCGTGAccatgctggggctgggctgcgccgtggagctggggcagctggggcagcagctgcgGCGGcccgtggggctgctgctggcgctgctggggCAGTTCGTGGCCATGCCGCTGCTGGCCTTCCTCCTCGCCCTCATCTTCGCCCTGGATGAGGTGGCGGCCGTGGCTGTGCTGCTGTGCGGCTGCTGCCCCGGGGGCAACCTCTCCAACCTCATGTCGGTGCTCGTCGACGGGGATATGAACCTCAGGTAGGCGCCCCGGTCCCCCTGACCCCCAGCCGGCCGGGGGACTGCGGCGGCCCCGGGTCGCGGGGAGGGTTTGCTGGGCACCTACCGGCGGTGGGGTCGGGACGGACGGACGGGCACGGCGCACCTGGAACTCCCCAGCGCTGCTCTCCTGCcgctcccggggcgggcgggTCTTACACGGACACCGACAGACGcctcctgcccccttccctgAAAAGCCTGCCTGCCCGcgccccggccggggcggggaagggggggctcttGCCTCGAGAAGCGCCCCGGCCGACTGCAGAGCCCCCTTCCCGCGGGGGCTGCGgcttcccggggctgcccccctgCCGGCCGGGCGGTGATCCGGTGTCTCTTTGGTTCCCGCGGCACAGCGTTATCATGACGGCCTCCTCCACGCTGCTGGCCCTCTTCCTGATGCCCCTCTGCCTCTGGGTCTACAGCCGCCACTGGATCAACACGGCGCTGGTGCAGCTGCTGCCCCTGGGGGCGGTGAGCCTGACGCTGGGCAGCACCCTGCTGCCCATCGGCCTGGGGGTGCTCATCCGATACCGGCACCCCCGCGCCGCCGACCTCCTGGTTAAGGTaggcccggccccggggacggAGGGGGGCGGCCGCGCTGCGGGCGATGCCCGGGGATGGCACCGGGGAGGGGGTCCGACGGCAGTAACCTTTCTGGTCCTTCTGAACCGATGGTAGCTTCACACGGGCATATTCCACTACTTAGGTGGAATATAAGGACTTATAGTCTTGAAATAAAACGGTGGGGCAGAGACGGAAAGCGAGGGAAAGGG
This window encodes:
- the SLC10A4 gene encoding sodium/bile acid cotransporter 4: MAGSAQPPAAAGGGGPDGGSLAGDGEAFGDRSLSQGLSVLVGLALCVTMLGLGCAVELGQLGQQLRRPVGLLLALLGQFVAMPLLAFLLALIFALDEVAAVAVLLCGCCPGGNLSNLMSVLVDGDMNLSVIMTASSTLLALFLMPLCLWVYSRHWINTALVQLLPLGAVSLTLGSTLLPIGLGVLIRYRHPRAADLLVKISLWSLLVTLVILFILTGTMLGPDLMAHIPASVYAIAVLMPLAGYALGYGLATVFKMPPHCRRTVSLETGCQNVQLCTAILKLTFPPELIGSMYMFPLLYALFQSAEAGLFVLVYKMYGRDGYKQDTLGEDEDTDISYKKLKEEEVADTSYGTVTTEEHNSVQMEPTQTAL